CAGCCGAGGATGCGCACCTCGGCGCACAGGCGGAATTGCTGCGTATCCTGCAATTGCAGCATGTCGAAATCCAGCGTGCCGGCAGCGCATTCACCGCGCAAGTGATCGCGCCGCCGGAAAAGAAAGACGACAAAAAGACGGACGATAAGACTATCGAGGCCAAGGACAAATCCGCCGACGCGGTGAAAGATACCAAGCCGAAAATGATCGCGCGAAATTTTGCCGCCGGCAGTTACATCGTACGCATGGATCAGCCGTATTCGCGTATCGCCGACGCCCTGCTCGATCGCCAGTACTGGGCGCCGGAAGACGCACAGAAACATCCGTACGACGACACCGGCTGGTCGATGGGTGATCAGTTCGGCACCGAGGTGGTGCGCGTAACCGATAACGGCATCCTGAATGTTGCGGCGCAAGCCGTGACAGGAACGATTAACGCGCCCGGTGGTGTGCATGGCGAAGGCGCGATGTATGTGATCGACAATCATGCCGACATCGCGCTGATCACGTTGCGTTATGCGTTCAAGGGCGCGGATATCACGGTCGCCGAAAAAGCGTTCGATACCGATGGTCGCCACTTCAATGCCGGTGCGTTGTTCGTTCGGGGCGCGAGCGGAAAAGCCTTCGCCGACAAGCTGGTCGAACTCGGCCTCGACGCCTACGCGACAAATGCGGCGCCGGATGTGGCGACGCATCACCTGAGCGCGCCACGGATCGCACTCATGCACACGTGGCTGGATACGCAAACCGAGGGCTGGTGGCGTATGGCGCTGGACAAACTCAAGGTACCGTATAGCTACATCAACACGCAAACCGTCGCGCGCGAAGACGATCTGCGGCGCAAGTATGACGTGATCCTGTTCGGACCGGTCGGCGTCGACAATTCGCAACTGATCGTCGACGGCTTGCCGATGTGGGGCAATGCGATGCCGTGGAAAACCACGCCGCTGACACCGAACATGGGCAACATCGACAGCACCGATGATATTCGCCCGGGCCTTGGCGGCGCGGGCGTGGCGCATCTGCGCAAGTTCATCGAGCAAGGCGGATTGTTTGTCACTTCATCGGATAGCGCGAAATTCGCGATCGACATGGGCCTGGCGCCCGGCGTGTTTGTCGCGTCAGCGAAAGACTTGCGCGTGGTCGGCAGCGTGCTCGGCGCGGAAATCGTCGATGCGGCCAGCCCGGTTGCGTTCGGGTACAGCAAGAATTTCGCGCTGTACAGTCCGAATGGCATGGCGTTCAGCGTGAGCAACTTGGTCACAGGTGACGATGGCCTCGCCAATGCGAAAGATTACAAGCGTCCGACCGGACGCGGCGGCCCGAGCGAAGTGGATACCGTGCAATCGCGTGGCGACAGCGAGATACCGGCCCTGCCCTCGGCCAAACCGTGGCAAGCATTACCGTTGAACGCGCAACAGCAACGCAATAATCCGTTTGCGATTCCAGCCAGTCTGCGACCAAAAACCATTGTGCGTTTCGGTGATGCGGATGACTTGTTGATCTCTGGCCTGCTGCAAGGCGGCGGCGCACTGGCACAACGCGCTGCGGTGGTCGATGCGCGTCTTGGACGTGGTCACACGTTGTTGTTCGCGAACAACCCGATCTGGCGCGGCGAAACCATCGGCAGCTATGCGCTGGTGTTCAACGCGATGTTGAATTTCGATCATCTGGATGCGACGGAATCCGCGAAATAATCTGCATCACGCCGTCTTCGTCGCACGGGGGAGATTGACGGTAAATCGATAAACGCCATGCGCGAAAAGCGCATGGCGTGGTCGATGTCCCGAGTTTGAGCTTGAGATTTACAGCCAATCGGTAAGCATGACACCGAGGCCAACGGTATTCTGTCGATGGTTATAATCGATCAAACTGTCGCCGTAACCCGAGAACAATTGCACGTAGCCTTTCAGGTTCAGATACAGCGGAAACGTCCAGTCGAACTGCACCGCACCGTGATTGTGATCGCTGTCGAGATTGTTGCGCACGGTCAGGATGTACATGTTGCCATCGCGCTTGTACGCGGCGACCAGATCACCGTGGCCGAGGTAATGCGTGATGTCCGGATTGTCGTCGGTCTTGTCGCTCAGGCGCCACCAGCGGCGGAACTGCAACGCAAAATCGCCGCGGTCGAATCCGATCTGCGCATACACACGATTCCAGCTGCGCGAGAGCGGATCGGCCTGGCCGTTCGACTGATGATCGAACGCAAGATTTATGAAACGTCCGTGCAGACCGAACAAATCGTAATTGGTCGGGAACGCCAGAATCGCCTCGGGCTCGTAGTTGGTTTCGCGAAACGGGCGCGAGTCTGCACTGTTGTAGACCTGCCAATTACTCTGCTGCGTGTAGGCCGCCCAGAGATCGGCATGGCCGAACAAAATATCTTCGAGAATTTTGGTCTTGAAGCTGACCTGAAACTTGAGTTCTTCTTTCTGATAACCGCCTGGATCGGGGTTTGCCGCCTCATGCGTCGGCGAATACGGATGATTGTTGACGTTATCGTTGTAGACGCCGGGCAATACGTAGTTGGCGTGATGCGTGACGAAATGGAACAGGCCGTTTTTCTCGTCGGGTTCCAGTTCCCAGTGCTGCGAAACCAGCCGCCCGATCGGCGCATATTCCGGTACCGGCGGCGGTAGCCCCTGCTCGCCCTTGGGTTTTTCCGGAGACGAATTTGTATTGCCGCTGGTTTGATCGGCGGCCGCATTTGCTACCGGTTTGCCCGCGACATCCGTACCTGCACTCATTGCGTCGTAACACGCAAGCCGCTGCGAATTATCGGTTATCGCCTTGCAGTCTGCCGCACTTCCTGCGGCGATCGCCTGAGACACAAATGCAACCGGAAACACAGATACGCACAGACCAAGCCACTGTGCTTTGCTAGAGTTACAGCATGAAAGAAATTTCATCAAAGAATAATTCCGAATAGACTGTCGCGAGTCTGCCACAAACCGCAAGACGGCGACGTGACGAGCCACCTCACATTTCGTGAGTCGTCGTCTCGGTTGTCAGGTCGATATCCAGCGATCCGGTATAGTGCTGCTACGCATTCCAATTGCCATCAAGCCAGAAAAAATACCCATGACCCAACAGAATTTTCCAGTCACGCTCGCGAGCTGGATTCTTGCCGCTGTCGCCCTCGCGGCGGTCATCGTGCTGCAACTCCTGCCGGCGCTGCTCGCCGGCCTGCTGGTGTACGAGCTGGTCGATACACTCACGCCGTTGCTGCAAAAACGCCTGCCCGGCGAACGCGCGCGCTGGCTCGCAGTGGCGTTGCTTGGTGTGCTCGTGATCGGTTTGCTGACATGGCTGATTTTCGCCGCGGTATCGTATTTTCGTGGCGAGGCCGGCAATCCGGCCGCCCTGATGGACAAGGTGATGATCGTAGTGGATCGCGCACGTGCGCAATTGCCGCCATTCATCGTCGATCGTTTGCCGGATAGCGTCGAGGACTTCCGCCTCGCGGTGATGGAATGGCTGCGCGCGCATGTCGCCGAGCTGCAATTTGCGGGCAAGGAAGCCGTGCGCATTTTCATCAGCATCCTGATCGGCATGATCCTCGGCGCGCTGATCGCACTCGATCATTCGCATCAGCAACGTTCATGGCGGCCGTTGTCATCGGCGCTGATTGCGCGCTGCACGCGATTTGCGACGGCATTTCGCAACGTGGTGTTCGCGCAGATCAAGATTTCGCTGTTGAATACCTTGTTCACAGCGATTTTCCTGCTCGGCGTTTTGCCGATTCTGGACATCCATTTGCCACTCAGTAAAACCCTCGTGGCGCTGACGTTTGTGGTCGGACTATTGCCCGTGGTCGGCAACCTGATTTCGAACACGCTGATCGTCGCGGTGTCGCTATCGGTATCGTTGTGGGTCGCGCTGGCCGCACTTATATTCCTGATCCTGATCCACAAGCTCGAGTATTTTCTCAACGCGCGTATCGTCGGCGCGCAGATCAGCGCCAAGGCTTGGGAATTGTTGCTTGCGATGCTGGTGATGGAAGCCGCGTTCGGACCCGCCGGCATCGTCGCCGCGCCGATTTACTACGCCTATCTGAAAAGCGAATTGCAGCACGCCAATCTGGTGTAACGCAGCTTAGCGCGCTCGTATTGGCCACGGATTTTTTTGATGTTGTGCAGTTATTACCAAGCGGGATCGTGTCGCTCGTGTTCGCAGATCGAACAGCCGTACGCGATACAACTTAAAGCCAAGGAGCAGCATTGCCGCGAGGCGTTGCAGGCGTTTGCCGATGTCACGTGGCTGCCACCGGTCGCGAGTCGTGAAACAGGATTTCGCAACAAGGCGAAGATGGTCGTCAGCGGCAGTGTTGACCAGCCGTTGCTCGGCATACTCGGTTCAACCGGACATGGCGTTGACCTCAGCGATTGCCCACTCTACCCGGCTGTATTGAGCGCAGCCTTCGCCACGATTGCGGCCTGGATTACGCAAGCCGATATCACGCCTTATGATCTTGTTACACGACGCGGTGAGCTCAAGTACATCCTGCTGACCCTGGCGCAACACTCCGGCGAACTGATGCTGCGTTTTGTGCTGCGCTCGCAGGAAGCCGAAGCGCGCATGCGCAAACATTTCCCCGCGTTGCAGGCGACGCTGCCGCAGTTGCGCGTGGTATCGATCAACCTGCAGCCCGAACACAAGGCGATTTTCGAGGGTGAGCGCGAAATACTGCTGACTTCGCATGCGCATTTGACCATGCAGTTGAATGGTCTGCCGTTGCATCTGCGCCCGCAAAGTTTTTTCCAGACCAACGATGCGGTTGCCGCGCAACTGTATGCACAGGCACGTGACTGGAGCGACGAGCTCGCACCGGCCTCGGTGTGGGATTTGTTCTGCGGCGTCGGCGGTTTCGCCTTGCATTGCGCCGACAGCATGCGCCATGTCACGGGTATCGAAACCAGCGCCGAAGCGATCATCAGTGCCGAGCGCAGCCGCGACGAACTCGGTCTGCAGAATGTACAATTCCGCGCGCTCGACGCGACTGACTTTGTCCGCGGTAACCAGACCGCGCCCGAGCTCGTCATCGTCAATCCGCCGCGCCGTGGCATCGGCAAATCGTTGTGCGAATGGATCGATGCATCCGGCGCAAAATCGCTGATTTATTCGAGCTGCAATGTCGAATCGCTAGCGCGCGATCTGGCGCAGATGCAAGGCTTCAAACTCGTTCGCGCGCGTGTGCTCGACATGTTTCCGCATACCAAACACTACGAAATCATCACCCTGCTGAAGCGCCATACAAACCCGAATCCGCGTCAACCCTCTAGCGTTATCGCGAAATAATGTGTATCTAGGAACAACGGCACGATCGACAGATTCGACGCGCCTCCCATCAATCCACGAGGAGAGAAAAAATGGCCAAGGGCATGGAACAAAAGAAAGACGCCAAGAAGAAACCGGAAAAGACCATGAAGGAAAAACGTCAGGAAAAAAATGCGAAGAAACAGTCGAAATCTTTCGGGCCTGCCAAGTAATCCCACACTTTATTGATGACTAGTTTCGGAAACTGGGAATTTACCTGTGATCTTGCAAGGACCTGCGCAGCCTACGCGCAGGTCAAGCACGGTAGTTCGGAAAACTGTGATTGCAACGGCTGTCGTAACTTTGTCCGCGTACGCGATACGGCATTTCCCGATAAATTTCTGCGATTACTCGAAAATCTTGGAATCGATCCGCAGAAAGATGGCGAAATTTTCCACTGTGCTCAGCTTTCACCTGGACGCCATAGCTACGGCGGGTGGTTTCACTTTGTCGGCACGCTGGAAAAAACGGGAGATTTTGCCCCGATTGAGTTAGGCGAAGGCTTTATCGCGTGGCTATGCCATTCCAGCGCGCCCGCACTCTCCAGATTGAAGGGATTACCGCTCGTGCAAGTTGAATTCAATGCGGAAAACATTCCTTGGTTATTGAATGAACCCGAACCGCAGTGAAAGCGTCGCCATCGTCGGCGGCGGGCCGGCGGGATTGATGGCGGCCGAAGTGGCTTGCGCGGCGGGCCTGCAAGTCGATGTGTTTGACACGATGGGTTCGGTCGGGCGCAAGTTTCTGCTGGCCGGCAAAGGCGGTTTGAATCTCACGCATTCCGAACCGTTCGCGCAGTTCGTGATGCGTTATAGCGCACGCCATGCCGAAGTCGAACATTGGCTGCAGTCGTTCGATGCAGCCGCGTTACGTGCATGGGCACGCGGCTTCGGCGTGGAAACATTTGTTGGCAGCTCGGGACGCGTATTTCCACGCGACCTCAAGGCCGCGCCATTGCTGCGTGGCTGGGTGCGGCGCCTGCGCGAAAGTGGCGTGCGCTTTCATGTGCATCATCGTTGCATCGGCTGGCATAACAGCGGCGCACTGCGATTTTCCAGCGCCGACAGTGAACGTCTGGTTGCAGCCGATGCGGTAATTCTCGCAATGGGCGGCGGCAGTTGGCCGGAGCTCGGTTCGGACGGCGCATGGCAAACGTGGCTGAGCGAAATGTCGGTCGATATCGCACCGCTGCAGCCGTCGAACTGCGGTTTCGAGCTGGACTGGAGCGAGCATTTTTCTTCGCGTCACGCCGGCCATCCGCTCAAAGCTGTGCGCATTTCCTTGATCGATCAACTTGGCGAACACCATTCGCAGCTTGGCGAATTTGTGATCACCGCCAAAGGTGTCGAAGGCAGCTTGATCTATGCACTCTCGGCCCCGCTGCGCGATACGATCACGGCACAAGGCAAGGTCGAAATTCGCCTCGATCTGACACCGGATCGCGACCTCGAAAGATTACATCGTGACCTCGCCCGCCCGCGTGGCGGTCGTTCGCTGGCAACACATTTGCGGCGCACGATCGGTATCGAAGGCGTCAAGGCTGGCTTGCTTTACGAAGTCGTGCCGAAGGCCGATTTCAACGATCCGCACAACCTCGCGGCATGGATCAAATCATTACCGTTGGTGTTGCAACGTCCGCGCCCGATCGCCGAGGCGATCAGCAGTTCCGGCGGAGTGAAATTTGCTGCGCTCGATAAAAACCTCATGCTGCGTGCGCGCCCCGGAATTTTCTGCGCGGGCGAGATGATCGACTGGGAAGCACCAACCGGCGGTTATCTGCTCACCGCGTGTTTTGCCAGTGGCCGTGTTGCCGGTCTCGGCGCGGTGGATTGGTTGAGCAGGCAAACCGAAGTCTGAAACCTTTGGCGCCAGCGGCCGACAGCGGGGTTTCCGTCATTCAAACGCAGCAGAAAAACGACGCTGCATTTCTTCTGGGGTGAGCTGCTCGATTTGCGTGCTGATCGACCAGGTGTGGCCGTACGGATCGACCAGCATGCCCATGCGATTGCCATGAAACTCGTCCTTGACTGCGCGCAATATCGTGGCGCCAGCGGCAATGGCGTGCGCGAAAAAATCGTCGACATCGTCGACACTCAGATGCAGTTTCACCGGCGAGCCGCCGATGCTTTGCGGACTTAAAGCGCCGAAATCCGGATACTCATCTGCCAGCATCAGCAACGAGTTGCCGATACGCAATTCGGCATGGCCAACCTTGCCGCCGGGTTCCGTTAACCGATACATTTCTTCGGCGCCGAAGGCCTCACGGTAGAACGCGATCGCACTCGCGGCATCACGCACCACGATGTACGGCGTGAGCGTATGAAATCCATCGGGAATCGTTTTGAGGTTTTTCATGGCGTTCTCCATGGTTGATTGAGGAATGATTGAGCCCAGCGAGCTTGCCGCGCAAAATTTGACCAGCTCGAAAAATATCGTTACGATACGTAACGTAATATTATGAAAAAATCATCCTCTGTCAAGCACCAATCCACCCCAACGTCGATCGCGGCGAATGCACGCGGTCGCCCGCGCAATGTCGAGGCGCGCAATGCGATCCTGACTGCGGCGCGTTCGATGCTGGAAGAAGGTGGGATTGCCGCGGTCACGATGGAAGGCATCGCGTTGCGTGCGGGTGTCGGCAAGCCGACGATTTACCGGACATGGCCAAACGCATTGGCGGTTGCGATGGCGGCGATGGTGGAAGTACCGGTCCAGGTCTCCGCTCGCCGAAAAACGCCCAGCGGCGTGGCGGATTTACGCCGGCAGCTGGCCGACATCATCGCGGTATTTGCCACCCGCATGGGGCGCAACGTCGCCATGGTTCTCGCGGCGAGCAACGCGGATACCGAGTTATCGAAAGTTTTTCGCAATCACTTCATTCTGGCGCGACGCAATGAAGGACGCAGCTTTGTCGAACGCGCAATCGCTCAGCATGAGATCCGAGTCGATATCGATATCGAAGTCGTGCTCGATTTGATTTATGCGCCAGTGTTCTATCGCTTGCTGGTCGGACATGCGGCGCTGGATTCGCGCTTCACCGATAGCGTGTTGGCGCATGTACTGGCAGGCATTGGTACCAATCCAGCCAATATAAAACGTCGTATTACAACGCCTTGATTGCTGCGATGGTGATACGCCAGCTTATTTTTGATTGGTGTTGCGTGACGCCTGCACGCCCTTGGCCGCACAGGTGTCGCGTCAAAATTACCGGCATAGCTGAAATTCAAAGCGTAACGCCGTTCAACCGATCACGGAAATTGCAACGGCACCGCGACCGGTGTGGTACCCGCCGCCGGCAGACCGATCGTCGCCATCGTCACGGCTGTCATGAGGAATCCTGCATTCGTCGGTACCGTATTGGTGCATACCCCGACGCCGCTTTCTTGTGACTGATAAGCGGGGGTCGGGGCGACCGACGTCGCCTGTCCATTCGCATTGGCGTTGGCGAGCGTGTAGACCTGCGAATTCTTCTGCGAATACAGGACGTTTTTCGCGTAGGTAGTGGCGCCTGCAGTAGCACTGCCGCTGTTGAGGTAGGCGTTACCGGTGCAATTCAATCCGGTGTAATACAACGGGCTTGTCGTTGTAATTGCACCGGCCAAGGTAATGCCCACCAGATGTTTCGTCGATGTATAGACCCACATGGTATTGGTCGAACCGGGACTACCCGGCGTTCCCATCGTCAGAATCGTACCGAGTGCCGCACCGGCTGAATCGCGTAACAAAGCACCTGCTGATGCTGTGCCTGCCGCGCCGGTGGCACCGGTAGCGCCAGCCGTACCGACGCCGGTGGCACCGGTGCTTCCTATCGCGCCGGTCGAGCCAGTAGCTCCGGTGACACCAGTAAGCCCATTAGGTCCGGTAGCGCCCGTTATGCCTGCGACGCCAGCGCCAGTGGCTCCGGTTGCTCCGGTCGAGCCCGTCACACCAGTGGCACCAGTGAATCCCGTCGATCCTGTCGCCCCCGTAACGCCGGCGCCAGTGGCGCCTGTTGCCCCCGATGGTCCGGTGTTACCGGTATTGCCTACTGTACCTGTGGAACCGGTCACGCCAGTTGCGCCCGTAACGCCTGCCCCCGTTGCACCGGTAGCTCCAGTCAGACCGATGCTGCCGGTATTGCCGGTCGCACCCACGCTACCCGTCGGGCCTGTGGCACCGGTGAATCCTGTTGCGCCGGTCACGCTGGCGCCCGTCACACCGGTGGCACCAATCGATCCCGTTGCGCCGGTATTGCCGATAACCCCGGTTGCACCGGTAGCGCCAACTCCAGTCGCGCCAGTAACGCCACTGAGTCCAGTTGCACCCGTAGCCCCTGTCACACCAGTGATTCCGGTAACGCCAGTCACCCCAGCGCTACCTTGAATGCCTTGAAAACCGGTGGCACCGATTGCGCCGGTGGAACCGGTCGGGCCGGTGTTACCCATCACGCCTGTGGCACCGGTCGGTCCGGCGACCAACGGCGGACATGTGCCGAGCTGTCCGGTGCTGGTATTGAAACAAACCGGGGAGTTTTCCTGCGCCGCACTCGGCAAGCCGCTGATGCTGACAGCGCCGCTCGGATCAACGACAAACCGCGCGATCGCGCCGGTGCTGTCCTTGATCACGACATTGCCGGCCGGCGGTGGTGTGATCTCGACATCGGCAGCGAACAGGTTGCCGCCTTGCAGCGCGAATGCGGTGCTGAGCGCCAACGCTAATGGATGTCGCTGCATACGATAGGTGCATGTCATTTCGTTACTCCCCCTGAAAAAACGAATACCGGCTTTGATATTGAATCGATCAAGGCACGCTGGCTAAATCGCGCACGAAGGTCGGTTGATGTTTGATGAATCGTGCCCCACGATGCCCGCCTCCATTGGCTTTTATCGACCAGTGACAATCGGAAGATTCCGGTCATGATTCGCAAGACGTCAGAGCAACAGATGCACCGCGGCTACCCCGACGCGGCTAACCGTAGGCGTAGTTCGCGCAGTTCGTCTGATTCCCCCCTTGTGCCAGATGAAAACAACTTAAGATCGGCGCCGCGATAGTATCGGGGAACGCCAAAATCCGCCAGCCCTTGGCAAACACAATGTTGATAGCATGAGGAATGAGCTGCACGCCGGTCGAGAGGGCAATCGAGCAAACAACCGGAAAACGTTTTGCTGATATCCGCGAACGCGAGCTTGCTTCAAGGCGCGGTAGTCGCGGATGCCACCGCAACGCAAATCATCCCAATCGTCGCACGCGGAAATTGCGGCCCTTGATCTTGCCGGCGCCGAGTCGTTCGAGCGCTTTCGTCGCCAACTTGCGCTGGATCGCGACGTACGCGCGCACATCGAAAATATCGATGCGCCCGACCGCTTCCGCCGCGACGCCGGCATCGCCAGTCAGTGCGCCGAGAATATCGCCCGCACGAACCTTGTCCTTGCGTCCGCCGTCGATCACCAGGGTCACCATCGCTGCGGCAGCGGGCAATTTTGTCTTGCTCGCGGAAAGATCGAGCTTGCCCCAACGCACGGGTTTCTGTTCGCGGGTTTCGATCGGCAAAACGCGATTGATTTCGCGCGGCGAACAGAGGCTCAAGGCCAAGCCCTTCTGCCCTGCCCGACCGGTGCGGCCGATGCGATGCACATGCACATCGGGATCGGTCGGCAATTCGTAGCTGATCACAGCCGCAAGTTCCTTGATATCCAGACCGCGAGCGGCGACGTCGGTGGCGACCAGCACCGCACAACTCTTGTTGGCGAACCGCACGAGAATTTCATCACGCTCGCGCTGCTCCAGATCGCCGTGCAAGGCGAGTACGGAGAAACCTTGCTGCGCCAGATGATCGGCAACGTCCTGTGTATCGCGTCGGGTATTGCAGAACACCACGGCCGACTCGGGCTGATACTCCGCCAGCAACGCCGCGAGTGCTTCGGGCTTGCGCGAAAATTCGACTTCAAAAAACAGCTGCTGTATTTCCTCGCTCTCGGGCGCAGTGTCGATCGTCACTTCGACCGGCGTGCGCTGCACGTTGGCGCTGATACTGCGGATCTCATCGGGATAGGTTGCCGAGAACAGCAACGTCTGGCGGGTTTTCGGCGTCTTCGCGATGATCTCGTTGATTGCTTCCTCGAAACCCATATCGAGCATGCGGTCGGCCTCATCCAGCACCAGCACCTTGAGCGACGACAGATGCAGCGTGCGCTTGCGCAGATGTTCCTGGATGCGTCCCGGCGTGCCGACCACGATATGCGGATCGTGACTCAGCGATGCGAGCTGCGGGCCGAGTGGAATTCCGCCGCACAAGGTCAGCACCTTGATGTTCGGCACAAACCGCGCGAGTCGGCGGATTTCCTTGGCGACTTGATCGGCAAGTTCGCGCGTTGGACAAAGCACCAGCGCCTGCACCTTGATGCGACTCGCATCGAGATGCGACAACAGCCCGAGGCCGAACGCGACCGTCTTGCCGCTCCCGGTACGCGCCTGCGCGATCACATCGCTGCCGGCCAGCATCGGCGGCAAGCTGAGCGCCTGCACCGGTGTCATTTGCGTGTACGAAAGTGCGTCCAGCGCCTGCATCAGCGGCGCGCTCAAAGCGAGTTCAGTGAAATTTTTCATGCGTCATGATCGCATCAAAACGCGCTGACTGCGGCATCGCACAATATTTTCCGGATTCATTGCGTAGAATTTGTCTGCTCGCCGCTCTCGATCAAGCCCGTAAAAACAGCGCGCCCAAGCCTGTGGTTCATC
The sequence above is drawn from the Pseudolysobacter antarcticus genome and encodes:
- the dbpA gene encoding ATP-dependent RNA helicase DbpA translates to MKNFTELALSAPLMQALDALSYTQMTPVQALSLPPMLAGSDVIAQARTGSGKTVAFGLGLLSHLDASRIKVQALVLCPTRELADQVAKEIRRLARFVPNIKVLTLCGGIPLGPQLASLSHDPHIVVGTPGRIQEHLRKRTLHLSSLKVLVLDEADRMLDMGFEEAINEIIAKTPKTRQTLLFSATYPDEIRSISANVQRTPVEVTIDTAPESEEIQQLFFEVEFSRKPEALAALLAEYQPESAVVFCNTRRDTQDVADHLAQQGFSVLALHGDLEQRERDEILVRFANKSCAVLVATDVAARGLDIKELAAVISYELPTDPDVHVHRIGRTGRAGQKGLALSLCSPREINRVLPIETREQKPVRWGKLDLSASKTKLPAAAAMVTLVIDGGRKDKVRAGDILGALTGDAGVAAEAVGRIDIFDVRAYVAIQRKLATKALERLGAGKIKGRNFRVRRLG